In Rhodamnia argentea isolate NSW1041297 chromosome 11, ASM2092103v1, whole genome shotgun sequence, one genomic interval encodes:
- the LOC115735595 gene encoding E3 ubiquitin-protein ligase UPL3 produces the protein METRSRKRAEATSSAPSSSSQSGPTTRSTKRARISNATASSSSSSVPSVSTRARTTRSRDSLPPPPPPPTAPAPMESTESSGSRRDRRRNNAENSDKGKEKEHEVRVRERDAERSLGLNMDRDGGVEDDDNDSEGGVGILHQNLTSASSALQGLLRKLGAGLDDLLPSSAIASASSSHQSGRLKKILSGLRADGEEGRQVEALTQLCEMLSIGTEDSLSTFSVDSFVPVLVGLLNHESNPDIMLLAARALTHLCDVLPSSCAAVVHYGAVSCFCARLLTIEYMDLAEQSLQALKKISQEHPTACLRAGALMAVLSYLDFFSTGVQRVALSTAANMCKKLPSDAADFVMEAVPLLTNLLQYHDAKVLEHASVCLTRIAEAFASSPDKLDDLCNHGLVTQAASLISTNNAGGAQASLSTPTYTGLVRLLSTCSSGSHLGAKTLLLLGISGILRDILSGSGVSANGSVPPALARPPEQIFEIVNLANELLPPLPLGTISLPVSSYLFVRGPMLRKSPTSNSGKQEESNGNAVEVSTREKLLNEQPELLRQFGMDLLPVLIQIYGSSVNGPVRHKCLSVIAKLMYFSTSEMIQSLLSVTNISSFLAGILAWKDPQVLVPALQIADILMEKLPETFSKMFVREGVVHAVDQLILAGNPNSGSGSGSGSGDKDNDFVTGTSSRSRRYRRRSGSLNPEGTSVEESKNSLSINVGSPPGSIEIPNVNSNLRTTVSACAKAFKDKYFPSDPGAADVGVTDDLLHLKNLCTKLNAGIDDQKMKAKGKLKNSGSRLPDNSANKDEYLTGIISEMLAELSKGDGVSTFEFIGSGVVGALLNYFSCGFYSKDRITEANLSRLRQQASRRYKSFVSVALSYGNGEAAGAPMTVLVQKLQNALSSLERFPVVLSHSSRSSSGSGRISSGLSALSQPFKLRLCRAQGEKSLRDYSSNVVLIDPLASLAAVEEFLWPRVQRSDSGQKPSPSGGNSESGATPAGAGASSPSTSTPASTTRRHSTRSRSSVSIGDTAKKETAQEKSSSSSKGKGKAVLKPTLEEGRGPQTRNAARRRAALDKDAQMKPENGDSSSEDEDLDISPVEIDDALVIEDDDISDDDDDDHEDVLRDDSLPVCLTDKVHDVKLGDSAEDSATNPATSDSQTNPASGSSSRAAASRPSDSADFRGGNTFGTRGAMSFAAAAMAGLGSANGRGFRGGRDRHGRPFLSNSEPSKLIFTAGGKQLNRHLTIYQAIQRQLVLDEDDDERFAGSDFASGDGSRLWSDIYTITYQKADGQADRASGGSAPSKSAKSGSSTSYSDVQSQRMSLLDSILQGELPCDLEKSNPTYNILALLRVLEGLNQLAPRLRAEIVRNDFAEGRTSSLDRLSAGAKVSPEEFINSKLTPKLSRQIQDALALCSGSLPSWCSQLTKACPFLFPFETRRQYFYSTAFGLSRALYRIQQQQGADGHGSANERELRVGRLQRQKVRVSRNRILDSAAKVMEMYSSQKAVLEVEYFGEVGTGLGPTLEFYTLLSHDLQKVGLEMWRSSSSEKPAVDVDLNEQSNDESTSTDSAVEDRDTVVAPLGLFPRPWPPNADISDGSKFSKVVEYFRLVGRVMAKALQDGRLLDLPMSPAFYKLVLGQELDLHDIISFDAEVGKVLEELHALVCRKQFLESSSDDNHDAMADLRFRGARIEDLSLDFTLLGYPDYVLKSGDETVDVNNLEEYLSLVVDATVKTGIARQMEAFRAGFNQVFDISSLQIFTPHELDYLLCGRREMWEAETLADHIKFDHGYTAKSPAILYLLEIMGEFTPEQQRAFCQFVTGAPRLPPGGLAVLSPKLTIVRKHSSTASTVPSNGTAPSESADDDLPSVMTCANYLKLPPYSSKDIMYKKLLYAINEGQGSFDLS, from the exons ATGGAAACTCGGAGCCGGAAGCGGGCGGAGGCTACCTCATCAGCCCCTTCTTCGTCTTCTCAGTCCGGGCCCACCACCCGCTCCACCAAGCGCGCCCGCATTTCTAACGCCACcgcctcgtcctcctcctcgtccgtcCCTTCCGTCTCCACCCGCGCTCGCACCACCCGTTCCCGCGACAGCCTCCCCCCGCCGCCCCCGCCTCCTACCGCGCCAGCTCCCATGGAGTCCACTGAATCTTCAGGGTCCCGCCGCGACCGCAGGAGGAACAATGCAGAAAATTCCGATAAAGGTAAAGAGAAAGAGCACGAGGTCAGGGTCAGGGAGAGGGATGCAGAGAGAAGCCTAGGGCTGAATATGGACCGTGACGGCGGGGTTGAGGATGATGACAACGACAGTGAGGGTGGAGTCGGCATTTTGCACCAGAATCTGACTTCAGCCAGTAGTGCTCTTCAAGGGCTTTTAAGGAAATTGGGTGCTGGATTGGATGACCTGCTTCCCTCATCTGCAATTGCGTCTGCTTCTTCGTCACACCAGAGCGGTCGGCTCAAGAAGATTTTGTCTGGGTTGCGTGCGGATGGTGAGGAAGGGAGGCAGGTGGAGGCATTGACACAGCTGTGTGAGATGCTGTCAATTGGGACCGAGGACTCACTCAGCACATTCTCCGTGGATTCTTTTGTTCCAGTACTGGTCGGGTTGCTTAATCACGAGAGTAATCCAGACATAATGCTCCTTGCTGCGAGAGCTCTTACGCATTTATGTGATGTGCTACCCTCATCTTGCGCAGCTGTTGTGCATTATGGTGCCGTTTCATGCTTTTGTGCCAGGCTGCTTACTATAGAGTACATGGACCTGGCTGAGCAG TCTCTCCAAGCCCTTAAGAAGATCTCCCAAGAGCACCCTACTGCCTGCTTACGAGCTGGTGCTCTCATGGCAGTGCTTTCATATCTGGATTTCTTCTCCACTGGAGTGCAG CGAGTGGCATTGTCTACTGCTGCCAACATGTGCAAGAAACTTCCGTCTGATGCGGCTGATTTTGTGATGGAAGCCGTTCCATTATTGACAAACCTTCTTCAATACCATGACGCCAAG GTGCTAGAGCATGCTTCTGTATGCTTGACTCGGATTGCTGAAGCATTCGCCTCATCTCCAGATAAGCTAGATGATCTGTGCAACCATGGACTAGTAACACAAGCTGCGTCACTTATCTCGACTAATAATGCTGGCGGTGCCCAGGCATCTCTTAGCACGCCTACGTACACG GGATTGGTCCGGCTGCTTTCAACTTGTTCAAGTGGCTCGCATTTAGGAGCTAAAACATTGCTTCTCCTAGGAATAAGTGGCATCCTTAGAGACATTCTGTCAGGATCTGGTGTGTCTGCTAATGGGTCTGTTCCGCCTGCATTGGCTAGACCACCTGAGCAG ATTTTTGAGATTGTAAACCTAGCCAATGAGCTTCTTCCACCACTGCCTCTAGGAACGATTTCCCTTCCTGTTAGTTCGTACTTATTTGTGAGAGGGCCAATGTTGAGAAAGTCCCCTACCAGCAATTCCGGGAAGCAAGAAGAATCTAATGGTAATGCTGTGGAGGTCTCAACTCGTGAGAAATTATTGAACGAGCAGCCTGAGCTGTTGAGGCAATTTGGAATGGATCTGCTTCCTGTCCTGATACAG ATCTATGGTTCTAGTGTGAATGGTCCTGTACGTCACAAGTGTCTCTCTGTCATAGCGAAGTTGATGTACTTCAGTACTTCTGAGATGATCCAATCGCTTTTAAGTGTGACCAACATATCAAG TTTCCTGGCTGGTATTCTAGCATGGAAAGATCCGCAAGTCTTGGTTCCTGCATTACAGATTGCAGACATTCTTATGGAGAAGCTTCCTGAGACTTTCTCCAAGATGTTTGTCAGGGAAGGCGTTGTTCATGCAGTAGATCAATTGATTTTGGCAGGTAATCCAAATTCTGGATCTGGTTCTGGTTCTGGTTCTGGTGACAAGGACAATGACTTCGTTACCGGAACATCATCACGCTCTCGGCGATATAGACGACGAAGTGGTAGCTTGAACCCTGAGGGGACTTCAGTAGAAGAATCTAAAAATTCACTTTCCATAAATGTTGGATCACCTCCAGGTTCTATAGAAATTCCGAATGTTAATTCCAATCTTCGCACGACAGTTAGTGCATGTGCAAAAGCATTTAAAGACAAATACTTTCCTTCGGATCCCGGAGCTGCTGATGTTGGAGTTACAGATGATCTCCTGCACTTGAAAAATCTTTGTACGAAACTAAATGCTGGCATTGACGATCAGAAGATGAAAGCCaagggaaaattgaaaaattctgGATCTCGATTACCTGATAATTCTGCTAACAAGGACGAATACTTGACTGGGATCATATCTGAGATGCTGGCAGAGCTAAGCAAAGGAGATGGTGTATCTACTTTCGAGTTTATAGGGAGTGGTGTGGTTGGAGCTTTGCTTAATTACTTCTCCTGCGGCTTTTATTCGAAGGACAGAATTACAGAAGCTAATCTTTCCAGACTTCGCCAGCAAGCATCAAGGAGATATAAGTCATTTGTGTCAGTTGCTCTTTCATATGGTAATGGTGAGGCGGCTGGAGCTCCTATGACTGTTTTAGTTCAGAAGCTTCAAAATGCTTTGTCATCTTTAGAACGCTTTCCTGTGGTCCTAAGTCATTCATCAAGGTCATCTAGTGGAAGTGGTCGCATCTCTTCTGGGCTCAGTGCACTATCTCAGCCATTCAAGCTCCGTCTTTGCCGTGcccaaggagaaaaatctcttcGAGATTATTCTTCAAATGTGGTGCTCATCGATCCCTTAGCAAGTTTGGCAGCTGTTGAAGAATTTCTTTGGCCTCGAGTTCAGCGAAGTGATTCTGGTCAGAAGCCCTCACCGTCTGGAGGTAACTCGGAATCAGGGGCAACTCCTGCTGGAGCTGGTGCTTCATCTCCTTCCACTTCTACACCTGCATCCACCACTCGTCGTCATTCAACTAGATCTAGATCATCTGTCAGTATAGGGGAtacagccaaaaaagaaacgGCTCAAGAGAAAAGCTCAAGCTCATCAAAGGGGAAAGGTAAAGCTGTTCTGAAGCCCACTCTGGAGGAGGGAAGAGGACCCCAAACAAGAAATGCTGCTCGCAGGAGGGCTGCTTTGGATAAAGATGCTCAGATGAAACCTGAAAATGGGGATTCTAGCTCTGAG GATGAGGATTTGGACATATCCCCTGTTGAGATTGACGATGCATTGGTTATTGAAGATGATGATATAtctgacgacgacgacgacgaccatGAAGAT gtTCTAAGAGATGATTCGCTTCCTGTTTGCTTGACTGACAAAGTACACGATGTCAAATTGGGCGATTCTGCTGAGGATAGTGCTACAAACCCAGCTACAAGTGATAGCCAGACGAACCCAGCTTCTGGTTCTAGCAGTAGAGCTGCTGCTTCTCGGCCCTCCGATTCTGCTGATTTTAGGGGTGGTAATACCTTTGGTACTAGAGGAGCAATGTCTTTCGCTGCTGCTGCCATGGCTGGGCTTGGATCTGCTAATGGCAGAGGTTTTAGGGGAGGCAGAGATCGTCATGGACGACCTTTTCTGAGTAATAGCGAACCTTCAAAATTGATCTTCACAGCGGGAGGGAAGCAGCTTAATAGGCACTTGACCATTTATCAGGCCATCCAACGACAGCTTGTGTTGGATGAGGATGACGATGAAAGGTTTGCTGGCAGCGATTTTGCATCTGGTGATGGGAGCAGGTTGTGGAGTGATATATACACGATTACCTACCAGAAAGCAGATGGGCAGGCTGACAGGGCATCTGGTGGTAGTGCTCCCTCGAAGTCTGCAAAATCTGGTTCTTCAACCTCCTATTCCGATGTCCAATCACAGCGAATGTCTCTTTTGGACAGCATATTGCAAGGGGAGCTTCCTTGTGATCTAGAAAAATCTAATCCGACATACAATATTCTGGCTCTGTTACGGGTATTGGAGGGATTAAATCAATTAGCACCTCGTTTGAGGGCTGAGATAGTTCGCAATGACTTTGCTGAAGGAAGAACATCTAGTCTAGATCGACTTAGTGCTGGTGCCAAAGTTTCTCCTGAAGAATTTATTAATAGCAAACTTACGCCGAAATTGTCCCGGCAAATACAAGACGCCCTTGCATTGTGTAGTGGGAGTCTTCCATCTTGGTGCTCCCAGTTGACAAAAGCATGCCcattcttgtttccttttgagACCCGTAGGCAGTACTTCTATTCGACTGCTTTTGGATTATCCCGGGCATTATATCGTATCCAACAGCAACAAGGTGCTGATGGGCATGGATCAGCAAATGAGCGAGAGCTAAGAGTTGGGAGATTACAGCGCCAGAAGGTTCGTGTATCTCGGAACCGCATCTTGGATTCTGCTGCGAAAGTAATGGAGATGTATTCTAGCCAGAAAGCTGTGCTTGAAGTCGAGTATTTTGGTGAAGTTGGAACTGGTTTGGGTCCAACTCTGGAGTTCTACACTCTCTTAAGTCATGACCTGCAAAAAGTTGGGTTGGAGATGTGGAGGTCAAGTTCATCAGAGAAGCCTGCAGTGGATGTTGATCTGAATGAACAGAGCAATGATGAAAGCACCAGTACAGATTCTGCTGTGGAAGATAGAGATACGGTCGTGGCTCCTCTCGGGTTGTTCCCTCGTCCTTGGCCTCCAAATGCTGATATTTCTGATGGCAGTAAGTTCTCCAAGGTAGTTGAGTATTTCCGGTTGGTGGGACGTGTGATGGCTAAAGCTCTTCAAGATGGACGGCTTTTGGACTTGCCAATGTCTCCAGCGTTTTATAAGCTTGTGCTTGGACAA GAGCTTGATTTGCACGATATCATCTCTTTTGACGCCGAGGTTGGGAAGGTATTGGAAGAGTTGCATGCTCTTGTTTGTCGTAAACAATTTCTGGAATCAAGCAGTGATGACAATCATGATGCAATGGCTGATTTACGTTTTCGCGGGGCTCGAATTGAAGATCTCTCTTTAGATTTTACACTTCTTGGTTATCCGGACTATGTCCTGAAGTCGGGGGACGAAACT GTTGATGTAAATAACCTGGAGGAATACTTATCCTTGGTGGTTGATGCCACTGTCAAGACGGGAATTGCTCGACAGATGGAAGCATTCAGAGCAGGGTTCAATCAG GTTTTTGACATCTCATCTCTACAAATATTTACTCCACATGAACTAGACTATCTGCTCTGTGGCCGTAGAGAGATGTGGGAG GCGGAGACACTTGCAGATCACATAAAATTTGATCATGGCTACACTGCTAAGAGCCCAGCAATTTTATAT TTACTTGAGATCATGGGGGAGTTCACACCTGAGCAGCAGCGGGCATTCTGCCAGTTTGTTACCGGGGCTCCAAGACTTCCACCAGGTGGTCTGGCTGTACTGAGTCCAAAGCTGACAATTGTGCGGAAG CATTCTTCTACAGCCAGTACTGTACCATCTAACGGAACTGCTCCGTCAGAGTCAGCAGATGATGACTTGCCAAGCGTGATGACTTGTGCTAATTACTTAAAACTTCCCCCATATTCTTCAAAG GACATTATGTACAAGAAATTGCTTTATGCTATCAATGAAGGGCAAGGATCTTTTGATTTGTCGTGA
- the LOC115735980 gene encoding protein MCM10 homolog isoform X2: MSKSNQEDLDLLLSLQDRVLETPPASPSHCRSPSSPGYLSDDGMPKRREQVDMSVFRNAVEDCLDCKPEPAKGSGNLNRSSTAAEPDVEKFSGLRIRNLLVGDTLSGCWATVAVLTEVGSPRTSSAGKNYCIWKIGSLSEDAISLFLFGDAYQRNSDEKVGAIFALFNCNVRKDSTGGFSLSVFSPSQILKIGTSADYGVCKGKRKDGIACTLVINKRRGIYCRYHKSKASEKYSSTRTELIGGNIRTAFRNHLQAEGIYVVDRLSDRTNVKKATQPVKLLSVEGLKRALSGAGKVTTNTHSQGIRFLSEVTAKMEPRSSNKESSLKSEPLASNDKRKSSAVKVDPSLVQGNERRGVKRSKTEEDSANRTKPATGKLIELEIFSSDDEM, from the exons ATGTCGAAGAGCAACCAGGAAGATCTCgacctcctcctctctctccaagaTAGGGTTTTGGAAACCCCTCCTGCGTCTCCTTCTCACTGTCGCTCCCCTTCTTCCCCAG GGTATCTTTCGGACGATGGGATGCCGAAGCGACGGGAACAGGTGGATATGTCGGTTTTCCGAAATGCAGTTGAAGATTGCTTGGATTGCAAGCCTGAACCCGCCAAAGGATCTGGTAACTTAAACCGGTCGAGCACGGCTGCAGAGCCTGATGTTGAGAAGTTCTCGGGTCTGCGCATAAG GAATTTGTTGGTGGGGGATACTCTTTCTGGTTGTTGGGCAACTGTTGCTGTGCTGACTGAGGTGGGGAGTCCGAGGACTAGTTCTGCAGGGAAGAACTATTGTATATGGAAAATTGGAAGCCTAAGTGAAGATGctatttcccttttcttgtttGGTGATGCTTATCAAAGAAATTCAGACGAGAAGGTCGGTGCCATCTTTGCCTTGTTCAACTGCAATGTTCGAAAAGACTCCACG gGAGGGTTTTCTCTAAGCGTATTTTCTCCTAGCCAGATATTGAAAATTGGTACGTCAGCTGATTATGGAGTTTGCAAGGGGAAAAGGAAGGATGGAATAGCTTGTACATTGGTCATTAACAA GCGCCGGGGGATATATTGCAGGTACCATAAGTCG AAGGCTTCGGAGAAATATTCTAGCACACGAACTGAGCTCATTGGGGG GAATATCAGAACAGCCTTTAGGAATCACCTTCAAGCTGAGGGAATCTATGTCGTTGATCGTCTTTCTGACAGAACAAACGTTAAAAAGGCAACACAGCCAGTGAAGCTGTTATCAGTGGAAGGGCTGAAAAGGGCTTTAAG TGGTGCAGGCAAGGTGACGACAAACACACATTCTCAGGGAATAAGATTTCTGTCTGAAGTAACAG CGAAAATGGAGCCAAGAAGTTCAAATAAGGAATCTTCTCTGAAATCTGAACCCTTGGCCAGCAATGACAAAAG GAAATCATCTGCTGTCAAAGTGGATCCATCTTTAGTCCAAGGAAACGAACGAAGGGGCGTGAAGAGGAGCAAAACAGAGGAAGATTCTGCCAACAGAACTAAGCCGGCCACTGGGAAGCTGATTGAACTAGAAATCTTCAGCTCAGATGACGAAATGTGA
- the LOC115735979 gene encoding beta-galactosidase 13-like, producing the protein MIAMKRLVVLSALFSLLLSVACAKKNALGVTYDGTSLIINGKRELLFSGSIHYPRSTPDMWPDLIRKAKQGGLNVIQTYVFWNAHEPVEGQYNFDGNYDLVKFIKLIGENNMYVTLRVGPFIQAEWNHGGLPYWMREVQNITFRSDNPPFKYYMKKYVKMIIQKMKDEKLFASQGGPIILSQIENEYNSIQLAYREAGTRYVQWAGNMAVGLKTGVPWIMCKQRDAPDPVINACNGRHCGDTFTGPNKPYKPSLWTENWTAQYRVFGDPPSQRSAEDLAFSVARFFAKNGTLTNYYMYHGGTNLGRTSAVFTTTRYYDEAPLDEYGLQREPKWGHLRDLHKALRLCRKPLLWGSPKVQVLSKDLEARYYEIPGTKICAAFLTNNNTVSPQLLKFRGEQYYLPAHSISILPDCKTVVFNTQKIVAQHNSRNFVKSEKANKLKWEMSPEIIPDTSRVPVNSKTPLELYSLTKDTSDYAWFTTTIELETSDMPMRKDIKPVLRVASLGHAMLAFVNGEFVGSAHGSHIDKSFVLQKPINLKPGVNHVALLGSTVGFPDSGAYMEHRYAGPRLVTILGLNTGTLDLSLNGWGHQVGLDGEKVRIFTQGGSHRVQWTKATKGVGRALTWYKTYFDAPEGDQPVAIRLPQMTKGMVWVNGKSIGRYWYTYLSPLGQPSQSEYHIPRSFIKPTDNLLVVLDEDGGNPASVEILNIDRDTICSYIDEYHPPSVKSWARKNSNFRPVLDDVKPAAHLKCPNHKKIVAIEFASFGNPEGVCGNFNLGDCNSPVAKDVVEKHCLGKTSCAVPIDRGLFDKGNDRCPGATKTLAIQAKCSH; encoded by the exons ATGATAGCAATGAAGAGACTGGTAGTTTTGTCAGCCCTTTTCTCATTGTTGCTCTCGGTGGCCTGCGCAAAGAAGAATGCACTGGGAGTCACGTATGACGGGACATCTTTGATCATCAATGGGAAGAGAGAGCTTCTGTTCTCCGGGTCGATTCATTACCCTCGTAGCACCCCCGAT ATGTGGCCAGACCTCATTAGGAAGGCGAAACAAGGAGGCCTGAATGTGATCCAGACTTATGTTTTCTGGAATGCTCATGAGCCTGTGGAAGGCCAG TACAACTTTGATGGGAATTACGATCTGGTGAAATTCATCAAGTTGATTGGAGAGAACAATATGTATGTAACCCTCAGGGTTGGACCTTTCATTCAGGCCGAATGGAACCACGG AGGGCTTCCCTATTGGATGAGAGAGGTTCAGAACATCACATTCCGTTCCGACAACCCACCATTCAAG TATTACATGAAAAAGTATGTCAAGATGATCATACAAAAGATGAAGGATGAGAAGCTATTTGCTTCTCAAGGGGGTCCCATCATTCTATCTCAG ATCGAGAATGAGTACAATAGCATCCAACTCGCGTACAGAGAAGCAGGAACCCGATACGTTCAATGGGCTGGAAACATGGCCGTGGGGCTAAAGACTGGCGTTCCATGGATCATGTGCAAGCAGAGGGATGCTCCTGATCCTGTC ATTAATGCCTGCAATGGAAGGCACTGCGGAGATACCTTCACAGGCCCAAACAAGCCCTATAAGCCATCTCTATGGACTGAGAATTGGACTGCTCA GTACCGAGTATTCGGAGATCCACCATCCCAAAGATCTGCAGAAGATCTCGCGTTCTCGGTTGCTCGTTTCTTTGCAAAGAACGGGACTTTGACCAACTACTACATG TACCATGGTGGGACAAATCTCGGTAGAACAAGCGCTGTATTCACGACGACTCGCTACTACGACGAAGCTCCTCTCGATGAATATG GCCTCCAAAGGGAGCCTAAATGGGGCCATCTCAGAGATCTGCACAAGGCTTTAAGGCTATGCAGGAAGCCTTTGCTCTGGGGAAGTCCCAAAGTCCAAGTTTTGTCTAAGGATCTCGAG GCCAGGTACTATGAGATTCCCGGGACTAAAATCTGTGCTGCTTTCTTGACAAACAACAACACCGTGTCGCCTCAGTTGCTTAAATTTAGGGGAGAGCAGTACTATCTTCCCGCACATTCAATCAGCATTCTTCCCGACTGCAAAACCGTTGTTTTCAACACTCAAAAG ATTGTAGCACAGCACAATTCGAGGAACTTCGTCAAATCAGAGAAGGCGAACAAGCTCAAGTGGGAGATGTCGCCGGAAATCATTCCAGACACCAGCCGAGTGCCTGTCAATTCCAAGACACCGCTTGAGCTCTATAGTTTGACTAAAGATACCTCAGATTATGCGTGGTTTACGACAAC CATCGAGTTGGAAACCAGTGATATGCCGATGCGAAAAGACATAAAGCCGGTTCTCCGCGTTGCCAGTCTCGGTCACGCAATGCTCGCATTTGTAAACGGCGAATTTGTTG GATCTGCCCATGGCAGTCACATCGATAAGAGCTTTGTCCTGCAAAAGCCTATCAATTTGAAGCCTGGAGTGAACCATGTTGCTCTGTTGGGTTCGACAGTGGGATTCCCT GATAGTGGAGCCTACATGGAGCACCGGTATGCAGGGCCTCGTCTAGTGACAATCCTAGGTTTGAACACTGGGACACTGGATTTATCCCTCAATGGCTGGGGTCATCAG GTGGGCTTGGATGGAGAGAAGGTCCGCATATTCACACAGGGAGGGTCGCACCGAGTGCAATGGACGAAAGCTACTAAGGGAGTCGGGCGCGCTCTTACATGGTACAAG ACATACTTCGATGCTCCAGAAGGAGATCAACCCGTCGCCATTCGCTTGCCTCAGATGACCAAGGGAATGGTTTGGGTCAATGGCAAGAGCATTGGCCGCTACTGGTACACTTACCTTTCTCCTCTCGGACAGCCAAGTCAGTCGGA GTACCATATCCCGAGATCCTTCATTAAGCCAACCGACAATCTACTCGTCGTGCTGGATGAAGACGGAGGCAACCCCGCATCAGTAGAGATCCTAAATATCGACAGAGACACCATCTGCAGTTACATCGACGAGTACCATCCCCCTAGTGTGAAGTCGTGGGCAAGAAAGAACAGCAACTTCCGCCCGGTCTTGGACGATGTGAAACCGGCGGCGCACTTGAAGTGCCCGAACCACAAGAAGATTGTGGCCATCGAGTTTGCGAGCTTCGGCAACCCGGAGGGCGTCTGCGGGAACTTCAACCTCGGAGACTGCAATTCACCCGTTGCCAAGGACGTGGTCGAGAAACATTGCCTGGGGAAAACTAGCTGCGCAGTCCCGATCGACCGAGGGCTCTTCGACAAGGGCAACGACCGCTGCCCCGGTGCGACGAAGACATTAGCTATCCAGGCCAAGTGCTCCCACTAG
- the LOC115735980 gene encoding protein MCM10 homolog isoform X1 yields the protein MSKSNQEDLDLLLSLQDRVLETPPASPSHCRSPSSPGYLSDDGMPKRREQVDMSVFRNAVEDCLDCKPEPAKGSGNLNRSSTAAEPDVEKFSGLRIRNQLVTPTELHDRFSEIRFVRLPVIKNLLVGDTLSGCWATVAVLTEVGSPRTSSAGKNYCIWKIGSLSEDAISLFLFGDAYQRNSDEKVGAIFALFNCNVRKDSTGGFSLSVFSPSQILKIGTSADYGVCKGKRKDGIACTLVINKRRGIYCRYHKSKASEKYSSTRTELIGGNIRTAFRNHLQAEGIYVVDRLSDRTNVKKATQPVKLLSVEGLKRALSGAGKVTTNTHSQGIRFLSEVTAKMEPRSSNKESSLKSEPLASNDKRKSSAVKVDPSLVQGNERRGVKRSKTEEDSANRTKPATGKLIELEIFSSDDEM from the exons ATGTCGAAGAGCAACCAGGAAGATCTCgacctcctcctctctctccaagaTAGGGTTTTGGAAACCCCTCCTGCGTCTCCTTCTCACTGTCGCTCCCCTTCTTCCCCAG GGTATCTTTCGGACGATGGGATGCCGAAGCGACGGGAACAGGTGGATATGTCGGTTTTCCGAAATGCAGTTGAAGATTGCTTGGATTGCAAGCCTGAACCCGCCAAAGGATCTGGTAACTTAAACCGGTCGAGCACGGCTGCAGAGCCTGATGTTGAGAAGTTCTCGGGTCTGCGCATAAG GAATCAGTTGGTCACCCCAACAGAGCTTCATGATCGTTTTTCGGAGATCAGATTTGTTCGCTTACCAGTGATAAA GAATTTGTTGGTGGGGGATACTCTTTCTGGTTGTTGGGCAACTGTTGCTGTGCTGACTGAGGTGGGGAGTCCGAGGACTAGTTCTGCAGGGAAGAACTATTGTATATGGAAAATTGGAAGCCTAAGTGAAGATGctatttcccttttcttgtttGGTGATGCTTATCAAAGAAATTCAGACGAGAAGGTCGGTGCCATCTTTGCCTTGTTCAACTGCAATGTTCGAAAAGACTCCACG gGAGGGTTTTCTCTAAGCGTATTTTCTCCTAGCCAGATATTGAAAATTGGTACGTCAGCTGATTATGGAGTTTGCAAGGGGAAAAGGAAGGATGGAATAGCTTGTACATTGGTCATTAACAA GCGCCGGGGGATATATTGCAGGTACCATAAGTCG AAGGCTTCGGAGAAATATTCTAGCACACGAACTGAGCTCATTGGGGG GAATATCAGAACAGCCTTTAGGAATCACCTTCAAGCTGAGGGAATCTATGTCGTTGATCGTCTTTCTGACAGAACAAACGTTAAAAAGGCAACACAGCCAGTGAAGCTGTTATCAGTGGAAGGGCTGAAAAGGGCTTTAAG TGGTGCAGGCAAGGTGACGACAAACACACATTCTCAGGGAATAAGATTTCTGTCTGAAGTAACAG CGAAAATGGAGCCAAGAAGTTCAAATAAGGAATCTTCTCTGAAATCTGAACCCTTGGCCAGCAATGACAAAAG GAAATCATCTGCTGTCAAAGTGGATCCATCTTTAGTCCAAGGAAACGAACGAAGGGGCGTGAAGAGGAGCAAAACAGAGGAAGATTCTGCCAACAGAACTAAGCCGGCCACTGGGAAGCTGATTGAACTAGAAATCTTCAGCTCAGATGACGAAATGTGA